The Aureitalea marina genome includes a window with the following:
- a CDS encoding rod shape-determining protein, translated as MGFFDFLTEQIAIDLGTANTLIIHNDKVVVDAPSIVARDRTTGKIIAVGQEASLMQGKTHENIKTIRPLKDGVIADFDASEKMISMFIKDIPALKKKWLTPSLRMVICIPSGITEVEMRAVKESAERVNGKEVYLIHEPMAAAIGIGVDIMQPKGNMVVDIGGGTTEIAVIALGGIVCDKSIKIAGDVFTNDIIYYMRTQHNLYVGERTAEKIKIQIGAATEDLELPPDEMDVQGRDLLTGKPKQVQTSYREIAKALDKSILRIEDSVMETLSQTPPELAADIYNTGIYLAGGGSMLRGLDKRLSQKTDLPVYIAEDPLRAVVRGTGICLKNLSKYKSVLIK; from the coding sequence ATGGGATTCTTTGATTTCCTGACCGAACAAATAGCAATAGACCTCGGAACAGCAAATACCCTGATCATACACAATGACAAAGTCGTGGTCGATGCCCCATCCATCGTCGCTCGAGACCGCACCACCGGAAAGATCATTGCTGTAGGACAGGAAGCTTCCCTGATGCAGGGAAAAACACACGAAAACATTAAAACGATCAGACCATTGAAAGACGGTGTTATTGCCGACTTCGATGCTAGTGAGAAGATGATCAGCATGTTCATCAAGGACATTCCAGCCTTGAAGAAGAAATGGCTGACCCCCTCTCTGAGAATGGTCATTTGTATACCATCTGGGATCACCGAGGTGGAAATGCGGGCGGTTAAGGAAAGTGCCGAGCGTGTGAATGGTAAAGAAGTTTACCTGATACACGAGCCTATGGCCGCAGCCATTGGTATTGGTGTAGACATCATGCAACCCAAGGGGAATATGGTCGTCGATATTGGAGGTGGTACTACCGAGATCGCTGTGATCGCCCTGGGCGGTATTGTTTGTGACAAATCCATCAAGATCGCGGGAGACGTTTTTACCAACGATATCATTTACTACATGCGCACTCAGCACAACCTCTATGTAGGTGAGCGGACTGCGGAAAAAATTAAGATTCAGATTGGTGCAGCAACCGAGGACCTGGAACTTCCACCAGACGAAATGGATGTTCAAGGCCGTGATCTGTTGACGGGAAAACCAAAACAGGTCCAGACGTCTTACCGAGAGATTGCCAAGGCCCTGGACAAGTCAATTTTGCGCATAGAGGATTCCGTCATGGAAACCCTGTCCCAAACACCGCCAGAATTGGCTGCTGATATTTACAATACCGGAATCTATCTGGCCGGTGGTGGATCCATGCTCCGCGGACTGGATAAACGACTTTCCCAGAAGACCGATCTTCCTGTTTACATCGCAGAAGACCCACTTCGGGCTGTGGTTAGGGGAACCGGTATCTGTCTAAAAAACCTCAGTAAATATAAGAGCGTATTGATCAAATAA
- the xrtF gene encoding exosortase family protein XrtF — protein sequence MKALFQEYRPVLRFILLFLGSYLLLTLLYQGYLNWSVGGSYPPDYVTNLVARQTTQLLTDFGYDAKVIPYPGIASMVLEVNGKPIAQIVEGCNSISVIILFVSFIIAFAQGFKKTFFFLLAGAAMIYVVNLFRIAFLTLALNKYPEQEELLHNIVFPGIIYGMVFLLWVVWVRMINNKKEESHD from the coding sequence TTGAAAGCACTCTTTCAGGAATACCGACCGGTCCTCCGATTTATCCTTCTCTTTCTTGGGAGTTATCTGCTATTGACATTGCTGTATCAAGGCTATTTGAATTGGTCTGTCGGTGGTAGTTATCCGCCAGATTATGTAACCAATCTGGTTGCCAGACAAACTACCCAGTTGCTCACCGATTTTGGTTATGACGCCAAGGTTATTCCGTATCCGGGAATTGCTAGTATGGTATTGGAGGTGAATGGTAAACCAATTGCCCAGATCGTTGAAGGCTGCAACTCCATTAGTGTGATCATCCTTTTCGTCTCCTTTATCATTGCATTTGCCCAAGGGTTTAAAAAGACCTTTTTCTTTTTATTGGCAGGTGCTGCCATGATCTATGTGGTCAATTTATTTCGCATAGCTTTCTTGACCCTTGCCCTGAACAAGTATCCTGAACAAGAGGAGTTGTTGCACAATATTGTCTTTCCAGGAATTATTTACGGCATGGTCTTCCTCCTTTGGGTGGTCTGGGTCAGGATGATAAATAACAAAAAAGAAGAATCCCATGACTAG
- a CDS encoding ABC transporter permease: MLIYLRVLKESFNFAINALKNNKLRTFLSLVGVTIGIFSIIAVLAAVDSLKKEIEGSISSLDNSTIYLGRFSFGPTEIPRWKSEQFPDVTYEEYQMVKRSVPNLYTAAYTLNVASETIKFEDKSVSNVEIGAVSFEYYDIESLQIAYGRFFNESESNSGSNVLVLGDEIANSLFSSPEQSLGKKVRLYGRKFTVIGVLKKEGSGLFGNSKDTAVFLPVNAARKVFGQNNKSLFPFIIIKPEKGIDNNEFIALLKQRMRQHRGLKPGEIDDFFVNQLQGFADFIDNITGQMNVIGLLISGFSLLVGGFGIANIMFVSVKERTNLIGIQKSLGAKNKFILFQFLFEAVILAIIGGLIGLGLVFIASVIASQFTGDFQFILSIENIFLGTFISAIIGLISGILPAISASRLDPVEAIRTGM; the protein is encoded by the coding sequence ATGCTGATCTATCTACGTGTTCTAAAGGAAAGCTTCAATTTTGCGATCAATGCCCTAAAGAACAACAAGCTTAGAACCTTTCTCTCCCTGGTCGGGGTGACCATTGGGATCTTTTCTATTATTGCGGTACTAGCGGCTGTAGATTCCCTGAAAAAAGAGATTGAAGGCAGTATCAGTTCATTAGACAATAGTACCATTTATTTAGGACGTTTTTCTTTTGGGCCAACAGAAATTCCACGTTGGAAAAGTGAGCAATTTCCGGATGTGACCTATGAAGAATACCAGATGGTCAAACGGTCCGTACCCAACCTGTACACTGCTGCATATACATTGAATGTCGCTAGTGAGACCATAAAATTCGAGGATAAATCTGTGTCCAATGTCGAGATTGGAGCTGTGTCCTTTGAGTATTACGATATCGAGTCCTTGCAGATAGCATATGGCCGTTTTTTCAACGAGTCCGAATCAAACAGCGGGTCCAATGTGCTGGTGTTGGGAGACGAGATCGCTAATTCACTTTTTAGCTCACCGGAGCAATCATTGGGGAAGAAAGTCAGGCTTTACGGAAGGAAATTCACGGTTATTGGAGTCCTGAAGAAAGAAGGATCAGGACTCTTCGGGAACTCCAAGGATACCGCCGTATTTCTTCCAGTTAATGCTGCTAGAAAGGTCTTTGGACAGAATAACAAGAGTTTATTTCCCTTCATTATCATCAAACCGGAGAAGGGGATCGATAACAATGAATTCATTGCCTTGCTCAAGCAGCGGATGCGGCAACACCGTGGCCTAAAACCAGGTGAGATTGACGATTTCTTTGTGAATCAACTACAGGGATTTGCCGATTTCATTGACAATATTACCGGACAAATGAATGTCATTGGCTTGCTGATTAGCGGATTCTCGCTCTTAGTTGGAGGATTTGGAATTGCTAATATCATGTTTGTGAGTGTTAAGGAACGAACCAATCTGATCGGAATCCAAAAATCTTTAGGGGCCAAGAACAAGTTCATTCTTTTCCAATTTCTTTTCGAAGCTGTTATCCTGGCCATCATCGGTGGTTTGATAGGACTAGGGCTGGTGTTTATTGCTTCAGTAATTGCGTCTCAGTTCACCGGAGACTTCCAGTTCATCTTATCCATAGAGAATATCTTCCTAGGAACTTTTATCTCGGCGATCATTGGACTGATCTCTGGTATACTGCCGGCCATATCCGCTTCCAGGCTGGATCCGGTTGAGGCGATCCGGACGGGAATGTAG
- the mreC gene encoding rod shape-determining protein MreC yields the protein MQRIIFFLIRNKNFLLFLLLFGLSLLLTANSRSYQGNRIGSSANAFSGGLFSISSTVRSYFQLSKENQALQEENTRLRLMLNQEEDLDSLPVAVGLDTTYSYIPARVINNHYNRSRNYVTLNVGDRDSVKIDMGVISPKGVVGIISATSNGYSSVQSVLNISSQINAKLQKSGHFGTLVWDTRDPNLVQLIEIPRLAPVSVGDTIVTGGRSTIFPEGIMIGVVEGLQREEREDFYDLQVRLFSDMTSLSVAYVIQNRDAEEIENLEESVDNEE from the coding sequence ATGCAACGGATCATTTTCTTTTTAATCCGGAATAAGAATTTCCTGCTATTCTTATTGCTCTTTGGTCTTTCCTTGTTGCTCACCGCCAATAGCCGTTCCTACCAGGGGAATAGAATAGGTAGCTCTGCCAATGCCTTCAGCGGTGGTCTTTTCTCTATCAGTAGCACAGTTAGGAGCTATTTCCAATTATCCAAGGAAAACCAGGCACTTCAAGAAGAAAATACACGGTTGCGCCTCATGCTCAATCAGGAAGAAGACCTGGACTCACTTCCCGTGGCTGTTGGACTGGACACTACCTACAGCTACATCCCCGCCCGTGTGATCAACAACCACTATAACCGATCCAGGAATTATGTGACCCTGAATGTGGGAGACCGGGATAGCGTGAAGATCGATATGGGAGTGATCTCCCCAAAAGGTGTTGTCGGAATCATCAGTGCGACCTCGAATGGCTATTCATCGGTTCAGAGTGTGTTGAACATCAGCAGTCAGATCAACGCCAAACTCCAGAAATCCGGGCACTTTGGCACCCTGGTCTGGGACACCCGAGATCCCAACTTGGTCCAATTGATCGAAATACCCAGGCTGGCTCCTGTCTCCGTTGGAGACACCATTGTAACAGGAGGGCGTTCTACCATCTTTCCGGAGGGGATCATGATCGGTGTGGTAGAAGGGCTTCAACGCGAAGAACGCGAAGACTTTTACGATCTGCAGGTCCGGCTGTTTAGTGACATGACTAGTCTATCTGTGGCTTATGTGATCCAAAATCGAGATGCTGAAGAGATAGAGAACTTGGAAGAGTCTGTGGACAATGAAGAATAA
- a CDS encoding GAF domain-containing protein: MKHVHTRIEQALQGNASSDNKLQKVCEILQQEFEHYDWVGFYFADHDKRLLHLGPFAGEPTDHTTIPFGKGICGQVAESNANFVVPDVKAQDNYIACSITVKSEIVVPLFKDGVNIGQIDIDSHMIDPFTPEDERLLEWVNAKVAEIL; the protein is encoded by the coding sequence ATGAAACATGTACACACGCGGATAGAACAAGCACTTCAGGGGAATGCCAGTTCCGACAATAAACTCCAAAAGGTATGTGAGATACTTCAACAAGAGTTTGAGCACTACGATTGGGTAGGATTCTACTTTGCGGACCACGACAAGCGCCTATTACACTTAGGTCCGTTTGCAGGGGAACCGACCGATCATACGACCATTCCGTTTGGAAAAGGTATCTGTGGTCAGGTAGCCGAAAGTAATGCCAATTTTGTTGTCCCTGATGTCAAAGCCCAGGATAACTACATTGCCTGCAGTATTACCGTGAAATCTGAGATCGTAGTACCGCTGTTCAAAGACGGGGTGAACATTGGACAAATAGACATAGACTCCCACATGATCGATCCCTTTACCCCGGAAGACGAAAGACTTTTGGAATGGGTGAATGCTAAAGTTGCGGAGATACTTTAG
- the purH gene encoding bifunctional phosphoribosylaminoimidazolecarboxamide formyltransferase/IMP cyclohydrolase, which produces MSNSKKIQSALISVFHKDGLEPLVRKLNQEGVTIYSTGGTASFINDLGIEVIAVESVTDYPSILGGRVKTLHPKVFGGILNRQDHQGDVAEMEQYSIPQLDLVIVDLYPFEKTVASGAPEQDIIEKIDIGGISLIRAAAKNFKDTLCISSMEDYQEVLDLLNEGNGSISQEDRKRFAAKAFNVSSHYDTAIFNYFNSDHEIASLKISETAGKVLRYGENPHQKGYFFGDFDAMFDKLHGKELSYNNLLDVDAAVNLMAEFQGDAPTFAILKHNNACGIAQRDTIHQAYVDALAGDPVSAFGGILIANTEIDSATAEEIHKLFCEVVIAPSFSSEAIEILQGKKNRILLVQKHSDLPHTLTRTCLNGALVQERDHVTDSAEGLKVVTNSSPSQEQIDDLLFASKICKHTKSNTIVLAKNKQLCASGTGQTSRVDALRQAIEKAKSFNFDLKGAAMASDAFFPFPDCVEIADQAGITTVIQPGGSIKDQLSIDYCNENDLAMVFTGTRHFKH; this is translated from the coding sequence ATGAGCAATTCGAAAAAGATACAATCGGCACTGATTTCCGTGTTCCACAAAGACGGCTTGGAACCGCTGGTCAGAAAACTAAACCAAGAAGGAGTCACCATCTATTCTACCGGGGGTACAGCCTCTTTTATCAACGATCTTGGAATTGAGGTGATCGCAGTAGAATCCGTGACCGATTATCCTTCTATTCTAGGTGGGAGGGTTAAGACTTTACACCCCAAAGTATTCGGAGGCATCCTTAACCGTCAGGATCACCAAGGCGATGTGGCTGAAATGGAACAATACAGTATCCCCCAGCTGGATCTGGTCATCGTGGATCTGTATCCGTTTGAAAAAACAGTGGCCTCTGGAGCTCCAGAACAAGACATCATTGAGAAAATCGACATAGGTGGGATCTCATTGATCCGTGCGGCGGCCAAGAATTTCAAAGACACCCTTTGTATTTCTTCTATGGAAGACTACCAGGAAGTTCTGGATCTGTTGAATGAAGGAAATGGTTCCATATCCCAGGAAGACAGAAAAAGGTTTGCTGCCAAGGCCTTTAATGTCTCTTCCCACTACGACACAGCCATTTTCAACTACTTCAACAGTGATCATGAGATCGCCAGCTTGAAGATCAGCGAAACAGCAGGGAAAGTGCTCAGATATGGAGAAAACCCACATCAAAAAGGATACTTCTTCGGCGATTTTGACGCCATGTTCGATAAATTACACGGCAAAGAATTAAGTTATAATAACCTCTTAGACGTTGACGCCGCCGTAAATCTGATGGCTGAATTTCAAGGTGATGCCCCGACCTTCGCCATCTTAAAGCACAACAATGCTTGTGGAATTGCCCAACGCGACACCATTCACCAGGCCTATGTTGACGCCCTGGCGGGCGATCCGGTCTCTGCCTTTGGTGGAATTCTGATCGCCAATACGGAGATCGACTCGGCAACTGCCGAAGAGATCCATAAATTATTCTGCGAAGTGGTCATCGCCCCATCGTTTAGTTCGGAAGCCATTGAGATCCTCCAGGGTAAAAAGAACCGTATTCTCTTGGTTCAAAAACACAGCGATTTACCTCATACCCTGACCAGGACTTGCTTGAACGGAGCCCTTGTCCAAGAAAGGGATCATGTCACAGACTCAGCCGAAGGCTTAAAAGTAGTGACTAACTCCAGCCCCAGTCAAGAACAGATCGATGATCTGCTGTTTGCGTCAAAGATCTGTAAGCACACCAAATCCAACACCATTGTCCTGGCAAAGAACAAACAGCTCTGCGCCAGTGGAACAGGACAGACCTCGCGTGTAGACGCCTTAAGACAGGCTATTGAAAAGGCTAAGTCCTTCAATTTTGACCTGAAAGGGGCCGCAATGGCCAGCGATGCCTTCTTCCCTTTCCCAGACTGTGTAGAGATTGCAGACCAAGCCGGGATCACCACCGTGATCCAACCCGGTGGGTCCATCAAGGACCAGCTGAGCATTGATTATTGCAACGAAAACGACCTGGCCATGGTATTTACTGGCACCCGTCACTTCAAGCACTAA
- the mrdA gene encoding penicillin-binding protein 2, translating to MRNLLLPGLVLICGIVFTVRLFYLQVYDTSFQALSDSNAVKVEYDYPQRGYIFDRNGELLVSNQPSYDVMVIPREVKDLDTLEFCGLLKIERADFDRIMEKAWVYSPRIPSPFIPQLTKGEYAYLSEKMRKYKGFYIQKRSLREYQVQHSASVLGYIAEVNERIINENPYYQMGELIGMQGVEKQYEDFLRGEKGVKYIQKDRFNKEIGPFKEGIYDTLPIRGNDIVLTVDSKLQEYGEQLMVNKRGGIVALEPATGEILALVAAPNYDPALLVGRERSRNFTRLYYDTISRPLFDRVLQGEYPPGSPFKSLTALIGLQEGVISTTERISCYGSYNYGGRKPLGCHHHPSPLNLVGGIANSCNSYFATAYRRTIDKYDTPQEGIDNWRYHLRSFGLGDFMGYDLPSGRPGLIPDSEFYNRYYQYPTYRWYSTATISNSIGQGEVLMTPMQMVNFTAAIANRGWYYKPHIIKEIKGQDTIPAIYTQRYQTTIDAAHFEPVIEGMFDVYNKGTASHIQIPGIEICGKTGTAENYTKIDGQRVQLTDHSVFVAFAPKDNPKIAIAVFVENGYWGSRWAGRIAGLMIEKYIKGEISRTDMEAFVLNGSLEEEYAKPYSGEPFSINQ from the coding sequence ATGAGGAATTTATTGCTGCCTGGTCTGGTTTTGATCTGTGGGATCGTCTTTACGGTCCGGCTGTTTTATTTACAGGTATATGACACCTCCTTTCAGGCTTTGTCCGATAGTAATGCGGTCAAAGTAGAATACGACTATCCGCAGAGGGGATACATCTTCGATCGGAATGGTGAATTACTGGTCTCTAATCAGCCATCGTATGATGTGATGGTTATTCCGCGGGAAGTCAAAGATCTGGACACTTTAGAGTTCTGTGGTCTCTTGAAGATAGAGCGGGCAGACTTTGATCGTATCATGGAAAAGGCATGGGTCTACTCTCCAAGGATCCCCTCCCCTTTCATACCTCAACTTACGAAAGGAGAATACGCCTATCTGTCTGAAAAGATGCGGAAGTACAAAGGGTTTTACATCCAGAAAAGGTCACTAAGGGAATACCAGGTACAGCACTCGGCCAGCGTTCTGGGCTATATTGCTGAGGTGAATGAACGCATTATCAACGAGAATCCCTACTACCAGATGGGAGAGCTGATCGGGATGCAAGGGGTTGAGAAGCAATACGAAGATTTTCTGAGAGGAGAAAAAGGGGTTAAGTATATCCAAAAGGACCGTTTTAATAAGGAGATTGGGCCATTTAAAGAAGGTATTTATGACACCCTACCTATTCGAGGTAATGACATCGTACTCACCGTAGATTCCAAGTTGCAGGAATACGGAGAACAATTAATGGTCAACAAACGGGGAGGTATTGTTGCTTTGGAACCAGCTACCGGGGAGATACTGGCGCTAGTGGCCGCACCAAATTACGATCCGGCCCTCCTGGTTGGACGAGAGCGGTCTCGCAATTTCACCAGATTGTATTACGACACCATCTCCCGCCCATTATTTGATAGGGTGCTACAAGGGGAATATCCACCAGGATCCCCGTTTAAGTCCCTTACTGCCTTGATCGGACTTCAAGAGGGTGTAATCAGTACCACAGAACGGATCTCCTGCTACGGCTCATACAACTATGGTGGAAGAAAACCCTTAGGTTGTCATCATCATCCCAGTCCGCTCAATTTGGTTGGAGGAATAGCTAACTCCTGCAACAGTTATTTTGCCACGGCCTACAGACGGACCATCGATAAATATGACACTCCACAAGAAGGTATCGATAATTGGAGATATCACTTGCGCAGTTTTGGCTTGGGAGACTTCATGGGTTACGATCTGCCCTCCGGCCGGCCCGGGCTTATACCGGATTCTGAATTCTATAACCGCTATTATCAATATCCCACCTATCGCTGGTATAGTACAGCAACCATTTCCAACTCCATCGGACAGGGAGAGGTGCTGATGACCCCGATGCAGATGGTCAACTTTACCGCCGCAATTGCGAACAGGGGCTGGTACTATAAACCCCATATCATCAAGGAAATTAAAGGGCAGGATACTATCCCCGCGATCTATACTCAACGGTATCAAACGACTATTGATGCCGCCCATTTCGAACCGGTCATTGAGGGTATGTTCGACGTGTACAACAAGGGAACAGCCTCTCATATTCAGATCCCGGGTATCGAGATCTGCGGGAAGACCGGAACGGCAGAAAATTATACCAAGATAGATGGTCAAAGGGTACAGCTTACAGATCATTCCGTCTTTGTCGCTTTTGCACCAAAGGACAACCCTAAGATAGCCATAGCCGTATTCGTGGAAAACGGCTATTGGGGCTCCAGATGGGCCGGGAGGATAGCCGGATTGATGATCGAAAAATATATCAAAGGAGAGATCAGTCGCACCGACATGGAAGCTTTTGTACTGAATGGCAGTCTGGAAGAAGAATACGCCAAACCATATTCGGGAGAACCATTTTCCATCAATCAGTAA
- the rodA gene encoding rod shape-determining protein RodA, protein MGSSGYLKIDWLTVFLFLSLVFIGWINIYSASVADTSAPFINFDLEYTKQLVWIGLSVILIIVILAVDTKFYERFAGLIYLVSLLSLACLYLFGTTINGATSWYNLGGISIQPSEFAKAATALALAKYVGDLQTNMSEFQHQARAFLIVALPALLIVPQPDPGSALVYAAFLFPLYREGISGVYILLGFAAAALFVLTLLLGVPWMAVIISALAVLIFIRNKKKKPRPSRYLLAILLCIGFSYSVDYIFNNVFEQRHRDRFNIVLGKETDLQGIGYNTNQSEIAIGSGGWTGKGWTQGTQTKGNFVPEQQTDYIFTTVGEEWGFLGSTLVIVLFVVLLIRILQLAERQKSQFGRVYGYSVASILFVHFLVNIGMVTGLLPTIGIPLPFFSYGGSGLWGFTILLFIFVKLDASNTHYQ, encoded by the coding sequence ATGGGTAGTAGCGGTTATCTCAAAATAGATTGGTTGACGGTCTTCCTGTTTCTGAGCCTCGTGTTTATTGGTTGGATCAACATTTATTCTGCCTCGGTAGCTGACACCTCTGCTCCATTTATAAACTTTGACCTCGAATACACCAAACAATTGGTTTGGATCGGCCTAAGTGTGATATTGATTATCGTAATCCTGGCCGTGGACACCAAATTCTACGAACGATTTGCAGGCCTGATCTACCTGGTATCCCTACTCTCATTGGCCTGTTTGTATCTGTTTGGTACAACCATTAACGGAGCAACCTCCTGGTACAATTTGGGAGGGATCAGCATTCAACCTAGTGAATTTGCCAAGGCAGCAACCGCACTAGCTTTGGCTAAATACGTCGGTGATCTGCAAACCAATATGTCAGAATTCCAGCACCAGGCGCGAGCCTTCCTAATCGTAGCCCTGCCGGCATTACTGATAGTACCACAGCCTGACCCGGGTAGTGCCTTGGTCTATGCCGCCTTCCTCTTTCCTTTATACCGAGAAGGAATAAGCGGGGTTTACATCCTATTGGGATTTGCGGCGGCTGCTTTGTTTGTGTTGACCTTACTTCTTGGAGTACCCTGGATGGCCGTGATCATTTCGGCCTTGGCGGTATTGATCTTTATTCGAAATAAAAAGAAAAAACCACGCCCGTCCCGGTATTTGCTCGCCATATTGCTATGCATTGGATTCTCTTATTCGGTGGATTACATCTTTAACAATGTATTCGAGCAAAGACACCGAGATCGATTCAACATTGTGTTGGGAAAGGAAACGGACCTGCAAGGGATAGGGTATAACACCAATCAAAGTGAGATAGCGATCGGTAGTGGAGGTTGGACTGGAAAAGGCTGGACCCAAGGGACGCAAACCAAAGGGAACTTTGTCCCCGAACAACAAACGGATTACATCTTTACAACGGTTGGGGAAGAATGGGGCTTTTTGGGCAGTACCCTGGTGATTGTTCTCTTTGTAGTCTTACTGATCCGTATCCTACAACTGGCCGAGCGACAGAAATCGCAATTTGGAAGGGTGTATGGTTATTCTGTAGCCTCCATTCTATTTGTCCACTTTCTGGTAAATATTGGTATGGTGACCGGCCTGCTTCCCACCATCGGTATCCCCCTACCCTTCTTTAGTTATGGAGGTTCCGGACTTTGGGGCTTTACCATACTGCTTTTCATCTTTGTGAAGTTGGATGCGTCCAATACGCATTATCAGTAA
- a CDS encoding histidine kinase encodes MARLTIACCFLFVLFATSCQYGSKDQAPVDRVIELQRIIREAGADSSLVYYNELRELHKQWKGRFPDSILAEYHYLIGRHFRTNGNLDSAAIYYQKSIETVSDSIIGEREAVYFERAWDTYRRMGRYGDCFAVIRNYTELLPDSSPPLLKALSNYFSAVTYKSIKEYDSTLYYNEKRIESLRQLQDTSNIATVMVSNAELYFYYLKDRPKAFQILDALIDKKANLSPRYMRQIFGTYGIFLFYEDAFDQSKIYYELGVAEIKKMTESQDRFDKLANAYNNLAEVSIELKDYPSAQLFLDSVRGIGFDKIDKRLQKDYLNYKSRLTYESGKDFDELLTDLTNIYDYQEQLYLDRTQRELAALTTAKEYEQALLQEKQAIEIKNLKLETRFLWSLIVGTLSLVAIWLAYRRRKLRFEKQKLQMQQRLLRTQMNPHYTSNSLHAIKQLVKKDPNLAASYLLRFSRQLRLVLENSMENYVRLEKELDALREYLELQLIRFPDKFTYTIKLHNLEEEDPIFVPPMLIQPFVENCIEHGFKDRLTGGEIRISMKLDKNIIDCEIMDNGLGMKLNESNTKRSASTKLISNFLKKSTGRKVETTSTNEGTRVTFAIPFKESDHD; translated from the coding sequence ATGGCTCGTTTAACAATCGCCTGCTGCTTTTTATTTGTTCTTTTTGCTACATCTTGCCAATATGGTAGTAAAGATCAGGCCCCAGTAGATAGAGTCATTGAGCTACAAAGAATAATACGTGAAGCAGGTGCCGATTCGAGCCTTGTATACTACAATGAACTACGCGAATTACATAAGCAATGGAAAGGTAGATTCCCGGATTCCATATTGGCAGAATATCACTATCTGATAGGGCGTCACTTTCGTACTAATGGTAACTTGGACAGTGCCGCGATCTACTATCAGAAGAGTATTGAGACGGTTTCGGATTCAATCATCGGAGAACGAGAAGCGGTATATTTTGAGCGTGCCTGGGATACATATCGCCGCATGGGGCGCTATGGTGACTGTTTTGCTGTGATCAGAAATTACACAGAGCTACTTCCAGACTCTTCACCTCCTCTCCTTAAGGCGCTCTCCAATTATTTCAGCGCCGTAACGTACAAGAGCATTAAGGAATATGACAGTACACTATACTACAATGAAAAACGGATAGAATCACTTCGGCAATTGCAGGACACATCCAATATCGCAACCGTTATGGTCTCCAATGCCGAATTGTATTTCTATTACCTCAAGGATCGACCAAAGGCCTTCCAAATTCTAGATGCACTAATTGACAAAAAAGCGAATTTGTCTCCTCGGTATATGAGGCAGATATTTGGGACTTACGGAATCTTCCTATTTTATGAAGACGCATTTGACCAATCCAAAATTTATTATGAATTAGGTGTTGCAGAGATCAAAAAGATGACGGAATCTCAGGACAGATTTGACAAATTGGCTAATGCATATAATAATCTGGCTGAGGTTTCTATTGAGCTAAAGGACTATCCTAGCGCACAGCTTTTTCTGGATTCTGTTCGTGGCATTGGATTTGATAAGATTGATAAACGTCTTCAAAAAGACTATTTGAATTATAAATCCCGACTCACTTACGAATCGGGCAAAGATTTTGACGAACTGCTAACCGATCTGACCAACATTTACGATTACCAGGAACAACTATACCTGGACCGTACACAACGGGAATTGGCTGCTTTGACAACTGCCAAAGAATACGAACAGGCACTCCTTCAGGAAAAACAAGCGATTGAGATCAAAAACCTCAAACTAGAGACCCGTTTCCTGTGGTCATTAATAGTTGGTACATTGTCACTGGTGGCAATCTGGTTGGCATATCGAAGGAGAAAGCTACGATTCGAAAAGCAGAAACTGCAGATGCAACAGCGCCTTCTGCGCACCCAGATGAACCCACATTACACGTCCAATTCCCTTCACGCTATCAAACAACTAGTCAAAAAAGATCCGAATTTGGCAGCGTCCTATTTATTACGATTCTCCAGGCAATTGAGACTCGTACTGGAAAATTCCATGGAAAATTATGTCCGTTTAGAGAAAGAATTGGATGCCTTAAGAGAGTACCTCGAATTACAACTTATTCGATTTCCTGATAAATTCACCTATACCATCAAATTGCACAACTTGGAAGAGGAAGACCCCATATTTGTCCCACCCATGCTTATACAGCCCTTTGTAGAAAATTGCATTGAACACGGCTTCAAAGATCGATTGACCGGCGGGGAGATTAGAATTTCCATGAAGCTTGACAAAAACATTATTGATTGTGAGATAATGGACAATGGGCTTGGAATGAAGCTAAACGAGTCCAACACAAAGCGATCGGCATCCACTAAGTTGATCTCAAATTTCCTAAAAAAGTCCACCGGCCGTAAGGTAGAGACAACTTCGACAAATGAAGGAACACGGGTTACTTTTGCTATTCCATTTAAAGAATCAGATCATGATTAA